In the ANME-2 cluster archaeon genome, AGATCCACAGGATAATGGGCACTTTCATGAGCAATGCGTTTAACGGGATAGATGGAATAAGAGCCACCATGCCCAGAGGATCATTTTATTTCTTTGCAGATTTTAATGAAATCTCTGAGCAATTGGTCAAAAGGGGTGTAAAGACATCAAATGAGTTGATGAGCTCATTGATCTCGCATCCGTTCCATATCGCTGCAGTCACCGGCGATGCGTGTCTGCTTGACCCGGATGATTTTGGTGCAAGGATTGCATTTGTGGATTATGATGGTAAGGCAGCATTTGAGGACTTTAAAGCAAACCCACCTGAAAACTCGTCGGATGAGATTAAGTTTGTTCAGAAGAATGCACCACGAATGGTCGATGCAATCGGGGCAATGGAGAACTATCTTAATTTCATAAAAGATGGGTTTTTTGGTGTTGACCCTTTAATTTACTGATGTTTTAAATACTATTAAAACAATATAATCATCGGTGATTAATGTGGGAACACGTGGTCCAAAATCAAAATTCACCGATATTGCCTGCCCTAATGTTTTATGTCCCGACTATGGAATCACTGAGATGGGAAATATCGCTGGAAATGGAACATACGAAACACAAAATGAAAAAGTCCGAAAATTTATCTGTCGAACATGTGGGAAATCATTCAATAGTCGGAGTGGAACGGTCTTTTACGACCTCAGGACGAAAAAAGATACCTTTATTCTTGCACTAAAAATGGTTCTTAGTGACATCCCT is a window encoding:
- a CDS encoding IS1 family transposase → MGTRGPKSKFTDIACPNVLCPDYGITEMGNIAGNGTYETQNEKVRKFICRTCGKSFNSRSGTVFYDLRTKKDTFILALKMVLSDIPLRKISYILDVKLDTVRDWLLRAANHSETVNDIFLKDLEISKVELDELWTFVKKNQFREWQTLRKNGGYG